The genomic DNA CGGCATCGGTCCAGCGCGTGGCGACCCGCTGCGGGTAGTCAGGCCAGTGTTCCTCCGGGCAGCGCAGGCCCTCCTGGATGGCGGCGAGGCATCCGCTCCTTTTCAGGGAGCTCCAGCGGTGGGGAAGGGGAGCCTTGTCGGGTGAGAAACCGGGTTGAGTGGCGATCGCGGCGACCGCCACCATCTGTTCGTGACCGAGAATGAAGAAGGGGGGGCGATTGGTGGTCACCGCTTGATGTTCCCGCCAACGCCAGACTGAGCGAAGCACGGACATGCCGCGCCGGGACAGACGGTGGCAGCCTTTGACTCGCCAAACCTCATCGGGGTTTTCTTCGGAGGGGCTGGTGCAGGCTGAAATGAGACGCTGGCAGGATTCTTCCAGCCACGCGGACCGGCCCTTGGCTTCAAGTTCGCTCTGCAGCCGCTCGCTCAAGGCACGCAGGTGGCGGACGTCGTTGAGGGCATATTCGACCATGCGCTCGGTGAGAGGGCGCAGGGCCCAGTTCGCCTTGCGGGAACTTTTTTCGAGCCGCACCCCCAGGATTTGATCCGCAAGGGAGACGAGCCCGAATTCAGGCCTGCCCAGAAGGCGCGCGGCGATCATGGTGTCCCAGATGGCCTTCGGAATGAAACCTGCCGTCCGATGCAGCAATCGAAGGTCATAATCTCCGCCGTGGAAAATCGGGGTTCGATCCTTCAAGATTTCCCACAGTGGCGAGAGATTCAATGGGGAGAGCGGGTCGACCAGTTCCTCGCCGCTGTCGACTGCGATCTGGATGAGGCAAAGTTTTTCAGGGTAGGCGTGGAGGCTGTCGGCTTCGGTGTCCACCGCCACGAACGGACTCCGAGCAATGCGTTGGCAGAGCCGCTCCAAGTTGTGGGAGTCCGATATCACGAGGCGAGTTTACTCCAAGACGAGCGAGGGCCCAAGACTCGAATTGACCTGGGGGTGCAGAATTTCATCCACCGTTTTCGCCAAAGCGTCGCTGGGCACGGGTTTCGTCAGCAATACTTGAATTCCCGCCGAATCAGCCGCTTGAGGAAGGCCGCCGTCCAGCAAACCTGTGCACAGGATGACCTGCAGCCGCGGGTGATGGGGCCGGAGGGCTTGAACCAGCTCGACTCCCGATAAACCGGGCATGTTGAAATCCGTGATCAGCAGATCGATGGGGGCGCCCTCTCCCAACAAGGCGTCGCGGGCTTGGAACGCATCACCGAACGCCTGCGTTTGATATCCCAGTGAATGGAGAAACGCCGCTTGACGCCGGGCAAGGTTCTCCTCGTCGTCCACAATGACGACCCGCTCGTTCCGTCCCAAGATCGGCATTCGTCCAGACCTTCCTTCGACTTGGGGCATCCCATCCGGGGCGGCGGCGGGAAAAAGCAGGGTAAAACGAGTCCCTTGGCCGGGAATGCTCTGGACCGAAACGCACGCATCGTGATCGTGCAGGATCCCGTGGACGACGGCGAGCCCAAGGCCGGTTCCATCTCCAGGGGGTTTGGTTGTGAAGAAGGGTTCGAAGATTCTCGGCAGGATCTCCGGAGGGATGCCTTCTCCCTCGTCTTCGACGGTGAGGGCGACGTAAGGAATGGGCTTCGGATCGGGCCGGAAGCCGTGATTCGAGCCGTTCGCGCGCCAGGGTTTCAGGGAAAGAAAGAGACGTCCGCCGGAGGACTTCATCGCCGCCACTGCGTTGGAAGCCAGATTGAGGATGACGTGTTCCATGCGGACCCGGCTGGCCACGACGGTCAGGGCTGGATCAGGTCCTTCGATCTCGATTTCCGGCTGAATACCCGCCGGAAAGCTGGGTCGCAGAAGCCGGAGGGTTTCCTTCAGCACATCCCCAAGTTGAACGGGGACGCGCG from Verrucomicrobiota bacterium includes the following:
- a CDS encoding ribonuclease D, translated to MISDSHNLERLCQRIARSPFVAVDTEADSLHAYPEKLCLIQIAVDSGEELVDPLSPLNLSPLWEILKDRTPIFHGGDYDLRLLHRTAGFIPKAIWDTMIAARLLGRPEFGLVSLADQILGVRLEKSSRKANWALRPLTERMVEYALNDVRHLRALSERLQSELEAKGRSAWLEESCQRLISACTSPSEENPDEVWRVKGCHRLSRRGMSVLRSVWRWREHQAVTTNRPPFFILGHEQMVAVAAIATQPGFSPDKAPLPHRWSSLKRSGCLAAIQEGLRCPEEHWPDYPQRVATRWTDAERSRFEKIQALRDQAAHNAGLDPTLIASRATLVQLAGDWQAASQSLMRWQLELLRPAMLPPQEINGPRHRKRNPSSIPSPEPTAVSDGHPAA